The following coding sequences lie in one Phalacrocorax carbo chromosome 3, bPhaCar2.1, whole genome shotgun sequence genomic window:
- the LOC135312390 gene encoding uncharacterized protein LOC135312390: MPSKAPTKGSPHQTTPRPGFLLSTTASYVGASSHQRQQEGAVLAWSSAGRKQGLAEQHCPGTGTCSSTGTPLPIVAVAGWAASLAHGEGPPVPGGMGQANCCCGSREALSDAEAVLSADVRLTRGRKRSERRLLLLQEDVVVAKLQHGTTLRPQLRLALDQLWVLSGTKQVWGEEEEEAEGSDEGRISLVFIWPTGSCIADFGSQELKELWLGTLLGRAAEASLLTFSRFFFFSLAQWRPFSTRSLERLMERQAKAGQPKGGRVLEEQGHPLGSGRWTWFCGDTRALLLPTASGGSTRRRRALPWPFALRWGPAAAQAPGQAGSGCSRALFGQPLAALCGDDGTLPQPMQELLAVLQQEGPLTEGIFRRAASRKELQELQEALDRGTDVDLASQPALLLAVLLKDFLRSIPAKLLVNDLYEDWVAAMQKSSKEEKLSELKAVADKLPAANLLLLRQLLSLLQHIGRSAATSRMSCSNLAICVGPNLLSPPNEELLPLEAMLEVTEKVRCIEQPAAAFPACQSLAAPRSRDASSLEQMLLVRFPAAGLRARAWCAQVKVLVEFLVENCRELFGEETSDRSCPRAKESPAPAERSRDACLEEPSVPAAAAAAEHQAPPALPPSTLESMAGSLGHPGERASLLEERRFAGSPRDEGNRRKRKRKEAWGEERESCTAKKRSKRGKVPGDGAVKRRRRVQQVRKPRCRFVFRG; the protein is encoded by the exons ATGCCCAGCAAGGCCCCGACCAAGGGCAGCCCACACCAAACCACGCCCCGCCCCGGCTTCTTGCTGAGCACGACGGCGTCGTATG TTGGAGCCAGCAgccaccagagacagcaggagggagctgtgctggcctGGAGCAGCGCTGGGAGGAAGCAGGGTCTGGCCGAGCAGCACTGCCCTGGCACGggcacctgcagcagcacaggcacccCGCTTCCCATCGTTGCTGTTGCCGGCTGGGCCGCGTCCTTGGCGCACGGCGAGGGCCCTCCTGTCCCGGGCgggatgggccaggccaactgctgctgcggctccag GGAGGCTCTCAGCGATGCCGAGGCGGTGCTGAGCGCGGACGTGCGGCTGACCCGGGGCCGCAAGAGGAGCGAGAggcgccttctcctcctccaggaggatGTGGTGGTCGCCAAGTTGCA gcaTGGCACCACCCTGCGCCCACAGCTCCGCCTGGCCCTggaccagctgtgggtgctgagtgGCACGAAGCAGGtgtggggggaggaagaagaagaggcagaaggCAGCGATGAGGGCAGGATCTCCCTCGTGTTCATCTGGCCCACCGGCTCCTGCATTGCCGATTTTGG ctcccaggagctgaaggagctgtggctgggcacactgctggg GCGAGCAGCAGAGGCATCGCTGCTCACCTTCTCCcgcttcttcttcttctctcttGCCCAGTGGAGGCCattcagcaccaggagcctggagaggctgatggAGCGCCAGGCAAAG GCTGGTCAGCCCAAGGGAGGACGCGTCCTGGAGGAGCAAGGACACCCGCTGGGCAGCGGCCGCTGGACGTGGTTCTGTGGGGACACgcgggctctgctgctgcccacagctt caggagggagcaccaggaggaggagggcgctgccctggccctttgcTCTGCGGTGGGgcccggccgctgcccaggcgccagggcaggcaggctccggctgcagcagggcgctctttgggcagcccctggcagccctctgcGGGGACGACGGCACGCTGCCCCAACCCATGCAG gagctgctggctgtcctgcagcaggaAGGGCCGTTGACGGAGGGGATATTCCGCAGAGCTGCCAGCAGGAAAGAGCTTCAGGAGTTGCAGGAGGCCCTGGACCGCGGCACAGACGTCGACCTGGCAAGCCAGCCGGCACTGCTGCTGGCCGTCCTCTTGAAG GACTTCCTCCGAAGCATCCCCGCCAAGCTCCTCGTCAACGACCTCTACGAGGACTGGGTGGCAGCgatgcagaagagcagcaaggaggagaagctCTCAGAGCTGAAAGC GGTGGCCGACaagttgcctgcagccaacctcctcctcctgaggcagctgctgtccctcctgcagcacatCGGCCGCAgtgcagccaccagcaggatgagctGCAGCAACCTGGCTATCTGCGTTGGGCCGAACCTGCTGAGCCCGCCCAACGAGGAGCTGCTCCCGCTCGAGGCCATGCTGGAGGTCACTGAGAAGGTGCGCTGTATTGAGCAGCCGGCTGCAGCCTTCCCGGCCTGTCAGAGCTTGGCTGCTCCAAGGTCTCGGGATGCCTCCTCCCTTGAGCAAATGCTGCTGGTCCGCTTTCCGGCAGCTGGCTTGAGAGCAAGGGCTTGGTGCGCGCAGGTGAAGGTGCTGGTGGAGTTTCTGGTGGAGAACTGCAGGGaactctttggggaggagacGAGTGACCGTTCCTGTCCACGAGCCAAGGAGTCGCCAGCCCCCGCGGAGAGATCCAGAG atgcGTGTTTGGAAGAGCCAAGTGTCCCcgcagccgcagcagccgccgAGCATCAG GCAcctccagctttgcctccctCCACCCTCGAGAGCATGGCGGGCTCCCTGGGGCACCCAGGAGAACGGGCGAGCCTTTTGGAAGAGAGAAG GTTTGCAGGCTCTCCCCGGGACgagggaaacagaagaaagcgaaagagaaaagaggcctggggagaggagagggaaagctgcacGGCAAAGAAGAGGAGCAAGAGAGGAAAAGTTCCGGGGGACGGAGCAGTGAAAAGACGCCGGAGGGTGCAGCAGGTCCGGAAGCCCAG GTGCCGATTTGTTTTCCGTGGCTGA
- the LOC135312392 gene encoding uncharacterized protein LOC135312392, whose protein sequence is MPSKAPTKGSPHQTTPRPGFLLSTTASYASVGVGLLASVGASSHQRQQEGAVLAWSSAGRKQGLAEQHCPGTGTCSSTGTPLPIVAVAGWAASLAHGEGPPVPGGMGQANCCCGSREALSDAEAVLSTDVRLTRGRKRSERRLLLLQEDVVVAKLQHGTTLRPQLRLALDQLWVLSGTKQAWGEEEEEAEGSDEGRTSLVFIWPTGSCIADFGSQELKELWLGTLLGRAAEASLLTFSRFFFFFSLAQWRPFSTRSLERLMERQAKAGQPKGGRVLEEQGHPLGSGRWTWFCGDTRALLLPTASGGSTRRRRALPWPFALRWGPAAAQAPGQAGSGCSRALFGQPLAALCGDDGTLPQPMQELLAVLQQEGPLTEGIFRRAASRKELQELQEALDRGTDVDLASQPALLLAVLLKDFLRSIPAKLLVNDLYEDWVAAMQKSSKEEKLSELKAVADKLPAANLLLLRQLLSLLQHIGRSAATSRMSCSNLAICVGPNLLSPPNEELLPLEAMLEVTEKVRCIEQPAAAFPACQSLAAPRSRDASSLEQMLLVRFPAAGLRARAWCAQVKVLVEFLVENCRELFGEETSDRSCPRAKESPAPAERSRDACLEEPSVPAAAAAAEHQAPPALPPSTLESMAGSLGHPGERASLLEERRFAGSPRDEGNRRKRKRKEAWGEERESCTAKKRSKRGKVPGDGAVKRRRRVQQVRKPRCRFVFRG, encoded by the exons ATGCCCAGCAAGGCCCCGACCAAGGGCAGCCCACACCAAACCACGCCCCGCCCCGGCTTCTTGCTGAGCACGACGGCGTCGTATG CTTCCGTTGGGGTCGGACTGTTGGCGTCAGTTGGAGCCAGCAgccaccagagacagcaggagggagctgtgctggcctGGAGCAGCGCTGGGAGGAAGCAGGGTCTGGCCGAGCAGCACTGCCCTGGCACGggcacctgcagcagcacaggcacgCCGCTTCCCATCGTTGCTGTTGCCGGCTGGGCCGCGTCCTTGGCACACGGCGAGGGCCCTCCTGTCCCGGGCgggatgggccaggccaactgctgctgcggctccag GGAGGCTCTCAGCGATGCCGAGGCGGTGCTGAGCACGGACGTGCGGCTGACCCGGGGCCGCAAGAGGAGCGAGAggcgccttctcctcctccaggaggatGTGGTGGTCGCCAAGTTGCA gcaTGGCACCACCCTGCGCCCACAGCTCCGCCTGGCCCTggaccagctgtgggtgctgagtgGCACGAAGCAGGcgtggggggaggaagaagaagaggcagaaggCAGCGATGAGGGCAGGACCTCCCTCGTGTTCATCTGGCCCACCGGCTCCTGCATTGCCGATTTTGG ctcccaggagctgaaggagctgtggctgggcacactgctggg GCGAGCAGCAGAGGCATCGCTGCTCACCTTCTCCcgcttcttcttcttcttctctcttGCCCAGTGGAGGCCattcagcaccaggagcctggagaggctgatggAGCGCCAGGCAAAG GCTGGTCAGCCCAAGGGAGGACGCGTCCTGGAGGAGCAAGGACACCCGCTGGGCAGCGGCCGCTGGACGTGGTTCTGTGGGGACACgcgggctctgctgctgcccacagctt caggagggagcaccaggaggaggagggcgctgccctggccctttgcTCTGCGGTGGGgcccggccgctgcccaggcgccagggcaggcaggctccggctgcagcagggcgctctttgggcagcccctggcagccctctgcGGGGACGACGGCACGCTGCCCCAACCCATGCAG gagctgctggctgtcctgcagcaggaAGGGCCGTTGACGGAGGGGATATTCCGCAGAGCTGCCAGCAGGAAAGAGCTTCAGGAGTTGCAGGAGGCCCTGGACCGCGGCACAGACGTCGACCTGGCAAGCCAGCCGGCACTGCTGCTGGCCGTCCTCTTGAAG GACTTCCTCCGAAGCATCCCCGCCAAGCTCCTCGTCAACGACCTCTACGAGGACTGGGTGGCAGCgatgcagaagagcagcaaggaggagaagctCTCAGAGCTGAAAGC GGTGGCCGACaagttgcctgcagccaacctcctcctcctgaggcagctgctgtccctcctgcagcacatCGGCCGCAgtgcagccaccagcaggatgagctGCAGCAACCTGGCTATCTGCGTTGGGCCGAACCTGCTGAGCCCGCCCAACGAGGAGCTGCTCCCGCTCGAGGCCATGCTGGAGGTCACTGAGAAGGTGCGCTGTATTGAGCAGCCGGCTGCAGCCTTCCCGGCCTGTCAGAGCTTGGCTGCTCCAAGGTCTCGGGATGCCTCCTCCCTTGAGCAAATGCTGCTGGTCCGCTTTCCGGCAGCTGGCTTGAGAGCAAGGGCTTGGTGCGCGCAGGTGAAGGTGCTGGTGGAGTTTCTGGTGGAGAACTGCAGGGaactctttggggaggagacGAGTGACCGTTCCTGTCCACGAGCCAAGGAGTCGCCAGCCCCCGCGGAGAGATCCAGAG atgcGTGTTTGGAAGAGCCAAGTGTCCCcgcagccgcagcagccgccgAGCATCAG GCAcctccagctttgcctccctCCACCCTCGAGAGCATGGCGGGCTCCCTGGGGCACCCAGGAGAACGGGCGAGCCTTTTGGAAGAGAGAAG GTTTGCAGGCTCTCCCCGGGACgagggaaacagaagaaagcgaaagagaaaagaggcctggggagaggagagggaaagctgcacGGCAAAGAAGAGGAGCAAGAGAGGAAAAGTTCCGGGGGACGGAGCAGTGAAAAGACGCCGGAGGGTGCAGCAGGTCCGGAAGCCCAG GTGCCGATTTGTTTTCCGTGGCTGA
- the LOC135312391 gene encoding uncharacterized protein LOC135312391: MPSKAPTKGSPHQTTPRPGFLLSTTASYASVGVGLLASVGASSHQRQQEGAVLAWSSAGRKQGLAEQHCPGTGTCSSTGTPLPIVAVAGWAASLAHGEGPPVPGGMGQANCCCGSREALSDAEAVLSTDVRLTRGRKRSERRLLLLQEDVVVAKLQHGTTLRPQLRLALDQLWVLSGTKQAWGEEEEEAEGSDEGRTSLVFIWPTGSCIADFGSQELKELWLGTLLGRAAEASLLTFSRFFFFFSLAQWRPFSTRSLERLMERQAKAGQPKGGRVLEEQGHPLGSGRWTWFCGDTRALLLPTASGGSTRRRRALPWPFALRWGPAAAQAPGQAGSGCSRALFGQPLAALCGDDGTLPQPMQELLAVLQQEGPLTEGIFRRAASRKELQELQEALDRGTDVDLASQPALLLAVLLKDFLRSIPAKLLVNDLYEDWVAAMQKSSKEEKLSELKAVADKLPAANLLLLRQLLSLLQHIGRSAATSRMSCSNLAICVGPNLLSPPNEELLPLEAMLEVTEKVRCIEQPAAAFPACQSLAAPRSRDASSLEQMLLVRFPAAGLRARAWCAQVKVLVEFLVENCRELFGEETSDRSCPRAKESPAPAERSRDACLEEPSVPAAAAAAEHQAPPALPPSTLESMAGSLGHPGERASLLEERRFAGSPRDEGNRRKRKRKEAWGEERESCTAKKRSKRGKVPGDGAVKRRRRVQQVRKPRCRFVFRG; encoded by the exons ATGCCCAGCAAGGCCCCGACCAAGGGCAGCCCACACCAAACCACGCCCCGCCCCGGCTTCTTGCTGAGCACGACGGCGTCGTATG CTTCCGTTGGGGTCGGACTGTTGGCGTCAGTTGGAGCCAGCAgccaccagagacagcaggagggagctgtgctggcctGGAGCAGCGCTGGGAGGAAGCAGGGTCTGGCCGAGCAGCACTGCCCTGGCACGggcacctgcagcagcacaggcacgCCGCTTCCCATCGTTGCTGTTGCCGGCTGGGCCGCGTCCTTGGCACACGGCGAGGGCCCTCCTGTCCCGGGCgggatgggccaggccaactgctgctgcggctccag GGAGGCTCTCAGCGATGCCGAGGCGGTGCTGAGCACGGACGTGCGGCTGACCCGGGGCCGCAAGAGGAGCGAGAggcgccttctcctcctccaggaggatGTGGTGGTCGCCAAGTTGCA gcaTGGCACCACCCTGCGCCCACAGCTCCGCCTGGCCCTggaccagctgtgggtgctgagtgGCACGAAGCAGGcgtggggggaggaagaagaagaggcagaaggCAGCGATGAGGGCAGGACCTCCCTCGTGTTCATCTGGCCCACCGGCTCCTGCATTGCCGATTTTGG ctcccaggagctgaaggagctgtggctgggcacactgctggg GCGAGCAGCAGAGGCATCGCTGCTCACCTTCTCCcgcttcttcttcttcttctctcttGCCCAGTGGAGGCCattcagcaccaggagcctggagaggctgatggAGCGCCAGGCAAAG GCTGGTCAGCCCAAGGGAGGACGCGTCCTGGAGGAGCAAGGACACCCGCTGGGCAGCGGCCGCTGGACGTGGTTCTGTGGGGACACgcgggctctgctgctgcccacagctt caggagggagcaccaggaggaggagggcgctgccctggccctttgcTCTGCGGTGGGgcccggccgctgcccaggcgccagggcaggcaggctccggctgcagcagggcgctctttgggcagcccctggcagccctctgcGGGGACGACGGCACGCTGCCCCAACCCATGCAG gagctgctggctgtcctgcagcaggaAGGGCCGTTGACGGAGGGGATATTCCGCAGAGCTGCCAGCAGGAAAGAGCTTCAGGAGTTGCAGGAGGCCCTGGACCGCGGCACAGACGTCGACCTGGCAAGCCAGCCGGCACTGCTGCTGGCCGTCCTCTTGAAG GACTTCCTCCGAAGCATCCCCGCCAAGCTCCTCGTCAACGACCTCTACGAGGACTGGGTGGCAGCgatgcagaagagcagcaaggaggagaagctCTCAGAGCTGAAAGC GGTGGCCGACaagttgcctgcagccaacctcctcctcctgaggcagctgctgtccctcctgcagcacatCGGCCGCAgtgcagccaccagcaggatgagctGCAGCAACCTGGCTATCTGCGTTGGGCCGAACCTGCTGAGCCCGCCCAACGAGGAGCTGCTCCCGCTCGAGGCCATGCTGGAGGTCACTGAGAAGGTGCGCTGTATTGAGCAGCCGGCTGCAGCCTTCCCGGCCTGTCAGAGCTTGGCTGCTCCAAGGTCTCGGGACGCCTCCTCCCTTGAGCAAATGCTGCTGGTCCGCTTTCCGGCAGCTGGCTTGAGAGCAAGGGCTTGGTGCGCGCAGGTGAAGGTGCTGGTGGAGTTTCTGGTGGAGAACTGCAGGGaactctttggggaggagacGAGTGACCGTTCCTGTCCACGAGCCAAGGAGTCGCCAGCCCCCGCGGAGAGATCCAGAG atgcGTGTTTGGAAGAGCCAAGTGTCCCcgcagccgcagcagccgccgAGCATCAG GCAcctccagctttgcctccctCCACCCTCGAGAGCATGGCGGGCTCCCTGGGGCACCCAGGAGAACGGGCGAGCCTTTTGGAAGAGAGAAG GTTTGCAGGCTCTCCCCGGGACgagggaaacagaagaaagcgaaagagaaaagaggcctggggagaggagagggaaagctgcacGGCAAAGAAGAGGAGCAAGAGAGGAAAAGTTCCGGGGGACGGAGCAGTGAAAAGACGCCGGAGGGTGCAGCAGGTCCGGAAGCCCAG GTGCCGATTTGTTTTCCGTGGCTGA